The following proteins are encoded in a genomic region of Cryptomeria japonica chromosome 11, Sugi_1.0, whole genome shotgun sequence:
- the LOC131860074 gene encoding putative UDP-rhamnose:rhamnosyltransferase 1, producing MVVEEQSKHLLEIRQKSADICGDGCKYSHHRRSSQYRQTTNANDEFLTLAHSVVVTSFGNECILTTQELRALMLGLEECKILFLCVLLGNAVAELHQGFEDHTHGRGLVIAEWVPQLHILNHPSTRAYLSHCGWNSVIEGLRFGQPFVSLPIHYEQGITARLIDEDLKLGVEVRRNEEDGSFTKEDVAKAVRVVMLEEEGKRIKSNVEEISRVVTNNDLQVR from the exons ATGGTCGTCGAGGAGCAATCAAAACATCTGTTGGAAATCCGACAAAAATCTGCCGATATTTGTGGTGACGGGTGCAAATATAGCCATCATCGGAGGAGTTCACAATATCGTCAGACTACCAACGCCAACGACGAGTTTTTGACG CTTGCTCATTCTGTGGTGGTTACGTCCTTCGGCAATGAATGCATTTTGACCACCCAAGAGCTCCGTGCTCTCATGTTGGGCTTGGAGGAATGTAAAATTTTGTTCCTGTGTGTTCTTCTTGGCAATGCGGTAGCTGAGTTACACCAAGGCTTTGAGGATCACACCCATGGCAGAGGACTCGTCATTGCAGAGTGGGTGCCTCAGTTGCATATCTTGAACCATCCTTCCACTAGAGCATATCTTTCACATTGTGGGTGGAATTCTGTGATTGAAGGCCTGAGGTTTGGACAACCTTTTGTTTCTCTTCCAATCCACTATGAGCAGGGCATAACTGCAAGActaattgatgaagatttgaagttAGGAGTGGAGGTGAGAAGAAATGAGGAGGATGGTTCTTTCACTAAGGAGGACGTAGCTAAAGCTGTAAGAGTTGTGATGCTGGAGGAAGAAGGAAAGCGGATCAAATCCAATGTTGAGGAAATTAGTAGGGTGGTGACCAATAATGATTTACAAGTCCGTTGA
- the LOC131065347 gene encoding UDP-glycosyltransferase 79B30-like, with protein MAAMSFAIRHNRERLPDIPMAEDLTVPLPGFPSLVVRFRTFEARKESKGLTFTNCLSISVEESWAMLSNTCRELEGKFVDYFERSTEPFMFPVGISMPSLPPRPDADRCLAWLDRQPARFVVFACFGSECPLTTQDLATLLLGLEESEISFLCVLFGHAGAELQSV; from the coding sequence ATGGCGGCCATGAGTTTTGCAATACGACACAACAGGGAACGACTGCCCGATATTCCAATGGCCGAGGATCTAACTGTACCGCTACCCGGATTCCCCTCATTGGTTGTCCGCTTTCGAACCTTTGAAGCCCGAAAGGAAAGTAAGGGCCTCACCTTCACAAACTGCCTTTCTATCTCTGTGGAGGAAAGCTGGGCAATGCTTAGCAATACTTGCCGAGAGTTGGAAGGCAAATTTGTGGACTATTTTGAAAGAAGCACCGAGCCGTTCATGTTTCCCGTGGGGATTTCCATGCCCAGCCTGCCACCTCGGCCTGATGCAGACCGTTGCTTGGCCTGGCTGGATAGGCAACCCGCTCGTTTTGTTGTGTTTGCGTGTTTCGGCAGTGAATGCCCTCTCACCACCCAAGATCTCGCTACTCTCCTATTGGGGTTGGAGGAAAGTGAAATTTCATTCCTGTGTGTTCTTTTTGGCCACGCGGGGGCTGAGTTGCAGAGTGTCTAA